One Luoshenia tenuis genomic region harbors:
- a CDS encoding DUF2500 domain-containing protein: MPFFESSRDLSIALFMMLFAAILGFSIIYVAARWLKDKRAPRIVVRAALSNKRAQEDYVYRQRNTAPGMRAQKRITYYVTFALESGGQIELRVSKPQYLKLKKGYKGTLTYQSARYIGFERD, from the coding sequence ATGCCTTTCTTTGAATCATCCAGGGATCTTTCTATCGCCTTATTCATGATGCTATTTGCCGCTATACTGGGGTTCTCAATTATTTATGTGGCAGCGCGCTGGCTCAAAGACAAACGCGCGCCACGCATCGTGGTTCGCGCGGCCCTGTCCAACAAGCGCGCTCAAGAAGATTACGTTTATCGCCAGCGAAATACCGCCCCCGGGATGCGCGCGCAAAAGCGCATCACCTACTATGTGACCTTTGCCCTGGAAAGCGGCGGACAAATTGAGCTGCGCGTAAGCAAACCCCAATACCTGAAGCTGAAAAAGGGATATAAGGGTACGCTTACCTATCAAAGCGCAAGGTATATCGGGTTTGAAAGAGATTAA
- a CDS encoding alpha/beta hydrolase encodes MALVTMNFESQYLMVNHEVSVILPDKPREQSPADFYGSGKKYPVLWLLHGTFGDHSDWLRKSMIELYACENDLIVVMPSALNSNYMNWKGFGTGFFMEDYLIKELMPLIYNWFPASDSKEDNFIAGLSMGGGGTMQYACAYPEHFAGAAILSAGPMDYKALFACQPGEEGDPFMTRFRGRVQTQVDQLGGLDAFLDSACNPWDKLPGLIEKGTLPRLYFAIGREDFGYQNYLKFKDYAGKIGLEATFEEFDGYEHEWRFWDLTIQRALKFFGFDSRDAGNPF; translated from the coding sequence ATGGCACTTGTCACCATGAATTTTGAAAGCCAGTACCTGATGGTCAACCACGAGGTCAGCGTGATCCTTCCCGACAAGCCACGGGAACAATCCCCTGCCGATTTTTACGGCAGCGGCAAAAAGTACCCGGTGCTTTGGCTGCTGCACGGCACCTTTGGGGACCACAGCGACTGGCTGCGAAAGAGCATGATCGAGCTGTACGCCTGCGAGAACGACCTGATCGTGGTGATGCCCAGCGCGCTCAACAGCAATTACATGAACTGGAAGGGCTTTGGCACCGGCTTCTTTATGGAGGATTACCTCATCAAAGAATTGATGCCGCTGATCTATAACTGGTTCCCGGCCTCGGACAGCAAAGAGGACAACTTTATCGCCGGCCTCTCCATGGGCGGGGGCGGCACGATGCAGTATGCCTGCGCCTACCCGGAGCACTTTGCCGGGGCAGCCATCCTCTCGGCCGGGCCGATGGATTACAAGGCGCTTTTCGCCTGCCAACCGGGGGAGGAGGGCGACCCGTTTATGACCCGGTTCCGCGGGCGGGTGCAGACCCAGGTAGACCAGCTGGGCGGGCTGGACGCGTTTTTGGACAGCGCCTGCAACCCCTGGGATAAGCTGCCCGGGCTGATTGAAAAGGGGACGCTGCCCCGGCTGTATTTCGCCATCGGCAGGGAGGACTTTGGCTACCAGAACTACCTGAAGTTTAAAGATTATGCCGGCAAGATCGGGCTGGAGGCGACCTTTGAGGAGTTTGACGGATACGAGCACGAGTGGCGCTTTTGGGACTTGACCATCCAGCGGGCACTCAAGTTCTTCGGCTTTGACTCTCGGGACGCGGGCAATCCCTTTTAA